From Deinococcus aquaticus, one genomic window encodes:
- a CDS encoding GspH/FimT family pseudopilin, translating into MTPANPRAWQAGFTLLELLLAMSILAIVAGIFGFTLLGTYRANQVREAASQLTGDLRQARSEALKTGQSASLTVAANSAAYTFTRAGTPQTRTLPAGVTLTSVVGSSNVVYTAPTGTTGGNGAIWTLTSPGGTRSLKVKVIGITGKVMIDATN; encoded by the coding sequence GTGACCCCCGCAAACCCCCGCGCCTGGCAGGCCGGATTCACGCTGCTGGAACTGCTGCTCGCCATGAGTATCCTGGCCATCGTGGCGGGCATCTTCGGATTCACGCTGCTCGGTACGTACCGCGCCAATCAGGTGCGCGAGGCCGCCTCGCAACTGACCGGCGACCTGCGCCAGGCGCGCAGCGAGGCCCTGAAAACCGGGCAGTCCGCCAGCCTGACCGTCGCGGCCAACTCGGCCGCGTACACCTTCACCCGCGCCGGCACGCCGCAGACGCGCACGCTGCCGGCCGGGGTCACCCTGACCAGCGTGGTCGGCTCAAGTAACGTCGTGTACACCGCCCCGACCGGCACGACCGGCGGCAACGGTGCCATCTGGACCCTCACTAGCCCCGGCGGCACCCGCAGCCTGAAAGTCAAGGTCATCGGAATTACCGGAAAGGTCATGATCGATGCAACGAACTAA
- a CDS encoding prepilin-type N-terminal cleavage/methylation domain-containing protein has protein sequence MQRTNRTQTTPTQTSHTQGFTIIEVLVAVFLTSVIALVVLTPLTGFFGLTRRSTQQVTATQQAQQIIEAVRGDWLSVANYDQRCATQPVPAGAQVTLTNLDVNGNPTGTPALNTTCGSNPPDTAPVRRINVQVTLGGATSSLSVDVARP, from the coding sequence ATGCAACGAACTAACCGCACCCAGACCACGCCCACGCAGACGAGCCACACGCAGGGTTTCACGATCATCGAGGTACTCGTGGCTGTGTTCCTGACCAGCGTCATCGCCCTGGTTGTCCTGACCCCCCTGACCGGCTTTTTCGGCCTGACGCGGCGCAGCACCCAGCAGGTGACCGCCACGCAGCAGGCCCAGCAGATCATCGAGGCCGTGCGCGGCGACTGGCTCAGTGTCGCCAACTACGACCAGCGCTGCGCCACCCAGCCCGTCCCGGCCGGCGCGCAGGTCACCCTGACCAACTTGGACGTGAACGGCAACCCCACCGGCACCCCCGCCCTGAATACCACCTGCGGCAGCAACCCACCGGACACCGCGCCCGTGCGGCGCATCAACGTGCAGGTCACGCTGGGCGGCGCGACCTCCAGCCTCAGCGTGGACGTGGCCCGCCCATGA
- the coaE gene encoding dephospho-CoA kinase (Dephospho-CoA kinase (CoaE) performs the final step in coenzyme A biosynthesis.): MSPADRHPAGNAPTPPPTTPPSVRRIGLTGSIGAGKSTVATLLRARGLTVLDADEQARLVTQDPEVLALLAARFPGVVSPGGTSGGQLNRAALAARVFSDPAALADLNAVTHPRVRARMAALEQQAAARGEKTVVQDVPLLFEGSLHAQMDAVIVVDAPLTLRVQRVMQRSGLSEPEVLARDARQMPAEQKRSRATVIIENSGDLPHLEAQVDAALRQLGLMVDG, translated from the coding sequence ATGAGTCCTGCCGACCGTCACCCAGCAGGTAACGCGCCCACCCCGCCGCCGACCACCCCGCCCTCCGTCCGCCGGATCGGGCTGACCGGCAGCATCGGCGCGGGCAAGAGTACCGTCGCCACCCTGCTACGCGCGCGCGGCCTGACCGTCCTGGACGCCGACGAGCAGGCCCGGCTGGTCACGCAGGACCCGGAGGTGCTGGCCCTGCTGGCAGCCCGCTTTCCCGGCGTGGTCAGTCCCGGCGGGACCAGCGGCGGTCAGCTGAACCGCGCCGCGCTGGCTGCGCGGGTGTTCAGCGACCCGGCTGCCCTGGCGGACCTGAACGCCGTCACGCACCCACGCGTGCGGGCGCGCATGGCGGCGCTGGAGCAGCAGGCCGCCGCACGGGGCGAGAAGACCGTCGTGCAGGACGTGCCCCTGCTGTTCGAGGGAAGCCTGCACGCGCAGATGGACGCCGTGATCGTCGTGGACGCCCCCCTGACCCTCCGCGTGCAACGCGTCATGCAGCGCAGCGGCCTGAGTGAACCCGAGGTGCTGGCCCGCGACGCCCGCCAGATGCCCGCCGAGCAGAAACGCAGCCGGGCCACCGTGATCATCGAGAACAGCGGCGACCTCCCCCACCTGGAAGCGCAGGTGGACGCGGCGCTACGCCAGCTGGGGTTGATGGTTGATGGTTGA
- a CDS encoding PilW family protein → MTTPPPARPAVHTAAFTLIELLVAVALALIIMFAASSLLISSSRSSGDLQARNDLLQEFQIAQNYLIANVREAAYVYPQGTTLNLGGGVTTRRPGGGNWVVGSASAPILAIVKAPQEAVSGCVAGNEDACYKFKAYYPVRRGTWVAGLGDTQNNPGADPSNEDAWLLVEYTKNLVQTTPPTVSQLTALPLTPGGLNGESGKLLLDYVQPAVTGLPPLFTAPPAGPQVAGQTRVTVNLSVSRTVAGKAAVVPARPSTDPATWVQGVLVSPRNVGRLNP, encoded by the coding sequence ATGACCACCCCGCCGCCCGCTCGCCCCGCCGTGCACACGGCCGCCTTCACCCTGATCGAACTGCTGGTCGCCGTCGCGCTGGCCCTGATCATCATGTTCGCGGCGTCCTCGCTGCTGATCTCGTCGTCGCGGTCGTCCGGTGACCTTCAGGCGCGCAACGACCTGCTTCAGGAATTCCAGATCGCGCAGAACTACCTGATCGCCAACGTCCGCGAGGCCGCGTACGTGTACCCCCAGGGCACCACCCTGAACCTGGGCGGCGGCGTCACCACCAGACGGCCGGGCGGCGGCAACTGGGTGGTCGGCAGCGCCTCGGCCCCCATCCTGGCCATCGTGAAAGCCCCGCAGGAAGCCGTGAGCGGCTGCGTGGCAGGGAACGAGGACGCCTGCTACAAGTTCAAGGCCTACTACCCGGTCCGGCGCGGCACCTGGGTCGCAGGACTGGGCGATACCCAGAACAACCCCGGCGCGGACCCCAGCAACGAGGACGCCTGGCTGCTCGTCGAGTACACCAAGAACCTCGTGCAGACCACGCCCCCCACCGTCAGCCAGCTGACCGCCCTGCCCCTGACCCCCGGTGGCCTGAACGGCGAGAGTGGCAAACTGCTGCTGGATTACGTGCAGCCCGCCGTGACCGGCCTGCCACCCCTGTTCACCGCGCCGCCCGCCGGGCCGCAGGTGGCCGGGCAGACCCGCGTGACCGTGAACCTCAGCGTCAGCCGCACCGTGGCAGGCAAGGCAGCGGTCGTCCCGGCCCGCCCCAGCACCGACCCCGCCACCTGGGTGCAGGGCGTGCTGGTCTCGCCGCGCAACGTGGGCCGCCTGAACCCCTGA
- a CDS encoding exonuclease SbcCD subunit D: MRVLHTADFHAGRSLRGFDRTPEVHDALTEIAGLARTERADVVLVSGDLFDTGNPSADAEAAVFDFFLRLRDQGIPGVVIAGNHDSAARLASVTGLLGWVGVQVVAQPTANPADMIRTVETRSGERLVVGALPYLSERRLVKAADLLGGDTGAWRQKYREGMGFFLRRLGEGFTGSSVNMLMAHATMDGAVPSGSERTMQFDLTNSYTLSGLQLPPGAQYVALGHVHKPQQVSDAPPAYYPGSVIQLDFGEAGEKKQVNLIEVEAGRPAQVHALPLASGRELRTLRVDLEHVESRLAALSDFGGLLKVVVRAPAGTALPGLKDRVLKLAPTTLAVELDAAQEDLATPDLKREGLSLMDLYERYHQEKRGELPDDLRAAFLEADELARTEESA; this comes from the coding sequence ATGCGCGTACTTCATACTGCTGATTTCCATGCCGGGCGATCCCTGCGTGGCTTTGACCGGACGCCGGAAGTGCACGACGCCCTGACCGAGATCGCCGGACTGGCCCGCACGGAACGCGCGGACGTGGTCCTGGTGTCCGGCGACCTGTTCGACACGGGCAACCCCAGCGCCGACGCCGAGGCGGCCGTGTTCGACTTTTTCCTGCGTCTGCGCGACCAGGGCATTCCGGGCGTGGTCATCGCCGGGAACCACGACAGCGCCGCGCGCCTCGCCTCGGTCACGGGGCTGCTGGGCTGGGTGGGCGTGCAGGTCGTCGCGCAGCCCACCGCGAACCCGGCCGACATGATCCGCACCGTCGAGACGCGCAGCGGCGAGCGGCTGGTCGTGGGCGCCCTGCCGTACCTGTCCGAGCGGCGGCTGGTCAAGGCCGCCGACCTACTGGGCGGCGATACCGGCGCGTGGCGGCAGAAGTACCGCGAGGGCATGGGCTTTTTCCTGCGCCGCCTGGGCGAGGGCTTTACCGGGAGCAGCGTGAACATGCTCATGGCGCACGCCACCATGGACGGCGCCGTTCCCAGCGGGTCCGAGCGCACCATGCAGTTCGACCTGACGAACAGTTACACCCTCTCGGGCCTGCAACTGCCGCCCGGCGCGCAGTACGTGGCGCTGGGGCACGTGCACAAGCCGCAGCAGGTCTCGGACGCGCCCCCCGCGTACTACCCCGGCAGTGTTATTCAGCTGGACTTCGGTGAGGCGGGCGAAAAGAAACAGGTGAACCTGATCGAGGTCGAGGCCGGGCGGCCCGCGCAGGTCCACGCCCTGCCGCTCGCCAGCGGGCGGGAACTGCGAACCCTGCGCGTGGACCTGGAACACGTCGAGTCGCGCCTCGCGGCCCTGAGTGACTTCGGCGGCCTGCTGAAAGTCGTGGTACGTGCCCCCGCCGGAACCGCCCTGCCCGGCCTGAAGGACCGCGTGCTGAAACTCGCGCCCACCACCCTGGCCGTCGAACTCGACGCGGCGCAGGAGGACCTCGCCACCCCCGACCTGAAACGCGAGGGCCTGAGCCTGATGGACCTCTATGAACGCTACCACCAGGAGAAACGCGGCGAACTCCCGGACGACCTGCGCGCCGCCTTCCTGGAAGCCGACGAACTCGCCCGCACCGAGGAGAGCGCGTGA
- a CDS encoding CTP synthase has product MKYIFVTGGVVSSLGKGVASASLGALLRARGYRVTAVKIDPYINIDAGTMRPYEHGEVFVTASGAETDLDIGNYERFLDLDIPPGSNITTGQVYQEVIRKERAGDYLSQTVQVIPHVTDEIKSRIRAAGERAGAEIVLIEVGGTVGDIESLPFLEAIRQFKFDEGDENVLYLHLTLVPYLGTSNEFKTKPTQHSVAELRSVGISPDIVMVRSKEKLPAEITRKIAAFTSVRENRVFSSFDVSHVYEVPLALEEQGLGKTVEDILSLERTHPNLGVWQNAVRTIKQPTREVTIAIAGKYTAMPDAYLSLMESLTHAGIANDARVNIQWVNAEDLADASVTPDDVRERLAAADGILVPGGFGIRGIEGKVRAAQYARESGTPYLGICLGMQIAVIEYARHKAGLEGANSAEFDEYAPHRVIDLMPEQLEVAGMGGTMRLGDWPMDLKAGTKIAELYGVPQGGTVRERHRHRFEVNPAYTGRLQDAGLVISGVTPGVEGRGAGLVETIEIPGHPFFVALQAHPEFKSRPMRPSPPFAAFVKAALDAQQA; this is encoded by the coding sequence ATGAAATACATCTTCGTTACGGGCGGCGTGGTCAGCAGCCTTGGAAAAGGCGTGGCCAGCGCCAGCCTCGGAGCCCTTCTTCGTGCCCGCGGCTACCGCGTCACGGCCGTCAAGATCGACCCGTACATCAACATCGACGCCGGTACCATGCGTCCCTACGAGCACGGCGAGGTCTTCGTCACAGCCTCGGGCGCCGAGACCGACCTGGACATCGGCAACTACGAACGCTTCCTGGACCTGGACATTCCGCCGGGCAGCAACATCACGACCGGGCAGGTGTACCAGGAAGTCATCCGCAAGGAACGCGCCGGGGATTACCTGTCGCAGACCGTGCAGGTCATCCCGCACGTCACGGACGAGATCAAGAGCCGCATCCGCGCCGCCGGCGAGCGCGCCGGGGCTGAGATCGTCCTGATCGAGGTCGGCGGCACCGTGGGCGACATCGAGAGCCTGCCGTTCCTGGAAGCGATCCGGCAGTTCAAGTTCGACGAGGGCGACGAGAACGTCCTGTACCTGCACCTGACCCTGGTGCCGTACCTGGGCACCAGCAACGAGTTCAAGACCAAACCCACCCAGCACTCGGTCGCGGAACTGCGCAGCGTGGGCATCAGCCCCGACATCGTGATGGTCCGCAGCAAGGAGAAACTCCCGGCCGAGATCACCCGCAAGATCGCCGCGTTCACCAGCGTGCGCGAGAACCGGGTGTTCTCCAGCTTCGACGTCTCGCACGTGTACGAGGTGCCCCTGGCCCTGGAGGAACAGGGCCTCGGGAAGACCGTCGAGGACATCCTGTCCCTGGAACGCACGCACCCGAACCTGGGCGTGTGGCAGAACGCTGTGCGGACCATCAAGCAGCCCACCCGCGAGGTCACGATTGCCATCGCCGGGAAGTACACCGCCATGCCCGACGCGTACCTGAGCCTCATGGAGTCCCTCACGCACGCCGGGATCGCCAACGACGCCCGCGTGAACATCCAGTGGGTGAACGCCGAGGACCTCGCCGACGCCAGCGTCACGCCTGACGACGTGCGGGAACGCCTCGCCGCTGCCGACGGCATCCTCGTTCCTGGCGGGTTCGGTATTCGCGGCATCGAGGGCAAGGTCCGCGCCGCGCAGTACGCCCGCGAGAGCGGCACCCCGTACCTGGGCATCTGCCTGGGCATGCAGATCGCCGTGATCGAGTACGCCCGCCACAAGGCCGGTCTGGAAGGCGCCAACAGCGCCGAATTCGACGAGTACGCCCCACACCGCGTCATCGACCTGATGCCCGAACAGCTGGAAGTCGCCGGGATGGGCGGCACCATGCGCCTGGGCGACTGGCCCATGGACCTGAAAGCCGGCACGAAGATCGCCGAACTGTACGGCGTGCCGCAGGGCGGCACCGTCCGCGAACGCCACCGCCACCGCTTCGAGGTCAACCCCGCCTACACCGGCCGTCTCCAGGACGCCGGACTGGTCATCAGCGGCGTCACCCCCGGCGTGGAAGGGCGCGGCGCGGGCCTCGTGGAAACCATCGAGATTCCCGGCCACCCGTTCTTCGTGGCCCTCCAGGCCCACCCGGAATTCAAGAGCCGCCCCATGCGCCCCAGCCCTCCCTTCGCCGCCTTCGTCAAGGCCGCACTGGACGCCCAGCAGGCGTAA
- a CDS encoding DUF4900 domain-containing protein, with amino-acid sequence MRPSDRTQGATLIVSLLFVMLILAVIMSVTAQVTLATRRSSVDQDAILRAQFAAESGAARVQARLRVMGNLLGSASLPPDGAQVLSDLAALCGLSSLPTAADGATLCTLNPTTGLNSAGGGVNSRVALLVNAVGQQAFEDAGIAAATPEVRSRFWSDLFSGTQGVPLNGDQDASTYAVSYGLKPLAVIRDNATQYRLTFEVPDVTVTGRAGTATRTVRVRSNLPTLNLTVSQPSLAPYALLTNHHFNNAASEAGQNRITFTSRTLFSGPVHTNQQFMFQGKPWFGGAVTSAGCPAGSLGPQCNAISKPAAQPGAFFAGLERSAAGMYPSPDAPTECASDDTVCAANPNVQPAFTQGVNWNSPVLPLPINSNNQQAAAQSGGIAIAGNVSSLSLYRDTVAGQDVQRVSFTSDASGAPVTTQLAFGADRRLRILAPDGSWQDATRNPDGTFTPGSPAATFNGVIHVSGNVGSLNAGPNAAAGAAIAPFAGVTLAATGDIDITSDLRYADPPCSGAHTRNADGTVTPAPCDNLNAQNILGIYASQGNVNLIRPGNGRATELGNDPTIHAVLMAGQGAVQVDGYNTGSALGSVNLIGGVIENYYGAFGTTSGDVQQTGYSRNFVFDPRTLAGLRPPYFPNAETWTVGLYDGATPVAEPRLRGDTVSTAGNP; translated from the coding sequence ATGCGGCCATCAGATCGTACCCAGGGCGCGACCCTCATCGTGTCGCTGCTGTTCGTCATGCTGATCCTGGCCGTGATCATGAGCGTCACCGCTCAGGTCACGCTCGCCACCCGGCGCTCCAGTGTTGACCAGGACGCCATCCTGCGCGCCCAGTTTGCCGCCGAGTCCGGCGCGGCGCGCGTGCAGGCCCGGCTGCGCGTCATGGGTAACCTGCTTGGCAGCGCCAGCCTGCCCCCGGACGGCGCGCAGGTCTTGAGCGACCTCGCCGCGCTGTGCGGGCTGAGCAGCCTGCCCACTGCCGCTGACGGCGCGACCCTCTGCACCCTGAACCCCACGACCGGCCTGAACAGTGCCGGCGGCGGCGTGAACTCCCGCGTGGCCCTGCTCGTTAACGCTGTGGGGCAGCAGGCCTTCGAGGATGCTGGTATCGCGGCCGCGACCCCCGAGGTCCGCAGCCGCTTCTGGTCCGACCTGTTCTCCGGCACGCAGGGCGTCCCCCTGAACGGGGATCAGGACGCCTCCACGTACGCCGTCAGTTACGGCCTGAAACCCCTGGCCGTCATCCGCGACAACGCCACCCAGTACCGCCTGACCTTCGAGGTTCCCGACGTGACCGTCACGGGCCGCGCCGGAACGGCCACCCGGACGGTCCGGGTCCGGTCGAACCTGCCCACCCTGAACCTGACCGTCAGCCAGCCCTCCCTGGCCCCCTACGCCCTGCTCACCAACCACCACTTCAACAACGCCGCCTCCGAGGCTGGCCAGAACCGCATCACATTCACCAGCCGCACCCTGTTCAGCGGCCCCGTCCACACCAACCAACAGTTCATGTTCCAGGGCAAACCCTGGTTCGGTGGGGCCGTCACCAGCGCCGGATGCCCCGCCGGGAGCCTGGGGCCACAGTGCAACGCCATCAGCAAGCCTGCCGCGCAACCCGGCGCCTTCTTCGCCGGGTTGGAACGCAGCGCCGCCGGCATGTACCCCAGCCCCGACGCGCCCACCGAGTGCGCCTCCGACGACACGGTCTGCGCCGCCAACCCCAACGTGCAGCCGGCCTTCACGCAGGGCGTGAACTGGAACTCACCAGTCCTGCCGCTGCCCATCAACAGCAACAACCAGCAGGCGGCGGCGCAGTCGGGCGGGATCGCCATTGCCGGGAACGTCAGCAGCCTCAGCCTGTACCGCGACACGGTCGCCGGGCAGGACGTGCAGCGCGTCAGCTTCACCAGCGACGCGAGCGGCGCGCCCGTCACCACCCAGCTGGCCTTCGGCGCGGACCGCCGCCTGCGCATCCTCGCGCCCGACGGCAGCTGGCAGGACGCCACGCGCAACCCGGACGGCACCTTCACGCCCGGCAGCCCCGCCGCCACCTTCAACGGCGTGATCCACGTCAGCGGGAACGTCGGCAGCCTGAACGCCGGCCCGAACGCTGCGGCCGGCGCGGCCATCGCCCCCTTCGCCGGAGTGACCCTGGCCGCCACCGGCGACATCGACATCACCAGCGACCTGCGCTACGCCGACCCGCCCTGCAGCGGCGCGCACACCCGCAACGCGGACGGCACCGTCACGCCCGCCCCCTGCGACAACCTGAACGCGCAGAACATCCTGGGCATCTACGCCAGCCAGGGCAACGTGAACCTCATCCGCCCCGGCAACGGCAGGGCCACCGAACTCGGGAACGACCCCACCATTCACGCCGTCCTGATGGCCGGGCAGGGCGCCGTGCAGGTCGACGGGTATAACACCGGCAGCGCCCTGGGCAGCGTCAACCTGATCGGCGGCGTCATCGAGAATTACTACGGCGCGTTCGGCACCACCAGCGGCGACGTGCAGCAGACCGGGTACAGCCGTAACTTCGTGTTCGATCCCCGCACCCTGGCCGGGCTGCGCCCCCCATACTTCCCCAACGCGGAAACCTGGACGGTCGGTCTTTACGACGGCGCCACCCCCGTCGCTGAACCCCGCCTGCGCGGCGATACCGTCAGCACGGCAGGCAACCCGTGA
- a CDS encoding ATP-dependent RecD-like DNA helicase — protein MSFASPAETFRVSGGVNRVRFRSDSGFTVMTARIRNEEGEDPDATVIGVMPPLEAGDTFSADVSMEEHREYGYQYRVLNLVLEAQPTDLTEAGIAAYLEARVGGVGKVLAGRIAGMFGAATFDILENDPDRLLQVPGVTASTLHKMTSSWSQQGLERRLLAGLQGLGLSISQAQRVVKHFGEAALERLQADLFVLTEVEGIGFLTADKLWQAQGGTLDDPRRLTAAAVYALQQAAQQGGHSFLPRARAERGVAHYTRVTPAQARLAVETAVELGRLSDDTPPLLDTQDALHDASRIYLPPTLRAEKKLAGLIRTLIATPPAGDEWIVPNGAAKGLSSEQAGVLDLLAEHRLVVLTGGPGTGKSTTTRAVADLAESLGLEVGLCAPTGKAARRLGEVTGRSASTIHRLLGYGPAGFRHNHLEPAPYDLLIVDEVSMCGDGLMLSLLSAVAPGARVLLVGDTDQLPPVDAGLPLHALTQTAPTVRLTQVYRQAAENPIIRAAHGLLEGQAPQWGDPRLNITETEPDVGARRVALLVRDLGGPTQVQVLTPMRKGPLGVDMLNHHLQGLFNPGEGGVRIADAHARPGDVVVQTKNDYTNEVFNGTVGTVLKADGSRLTVDFDGNIVELAGAELFNLQLGYALTVHRAQGSEWGTVLGVLHEAHMPMLSRNLVYTALTRARERFFAVGSGSAWQRAAGRQREERHTALLERIRAR, from the coding sequence ATGTCGTTTGCCTCTCCTGCCGAGACTTTCCGCGTGTCTGGCGGTGTGAACAGGGTGCGTTTCCGTTCGGATTCGGGCTTCACGGTCATGACCGCCCGCATCCGCAACGAGGAGGGCGAGGACCCGGACGCCACCGTGATCGGCGTCATGCCGCCCCTGGAGGCCGGGGACACCTTCAGCGCCGACGTGTCCATGGAAGAGCACCGCGAGTACGGGTATCAGTACCGCGTGCTGAACCTCGTGCTGGAAGCCCAGCCGACCGACCTGACCGAGGCGGGCATCGCCGCGTACCTCGAGGCGCGGGTGGGCGGCGTGGGCAAGGTCCTGGCGGGCCGCATCGCCGGGATGTTCGGCGCGGCGACCTTCGACATCCTGGAAAACGACCCGGACCGGCTGTTGCAGGTGCCGGGCGTGACGGCCAGCACGCTGCACAAGATGACGTCCAGCTGGTCGCAGCAGGGCCTGGAACGCCGCCTGCTGGCCGGACTGCAGGGCCTGGGCCTGAGCATCTCGCAGGCGCAGCGGGTCGTGAAGCACTTCGGAGAGGCGGCGCTGGAACGCCTGCAAGCGGACCTGTTCGTGCTCACCGAGGTCGAGGGGATCGGCTTTCTCACCGCCGACAAGCTGTGGCAGGCGCAGGGCGGCACGCTGGACGACCCGCGTCGCCTGACGGCCGCCGCCGTGTACGCCCTGCAGCAGGCCGCGCAGCAGGGCGGGCACTCGTTCCTGCCGCGCGCCCGCGCGGAGCGGGGCGTGGCGCACTACACCCGTGTGACCCCCGCCCAGGCGCGGCTGGCCGTGGAGACCGCCGTGGAACTGGGCCGCCTGAGCGACGACACGCCCCCGCTGCTGGACACGCAGGACGCGCTGCACGATGCCAGTCGCATCTACCTGCCGCCCACCCTGCGCGCCGAGAAGAAACTCGCGGGCCTGATCCGCACGCTGATCGCCACGCCCCCCGCCGGGGACGAGTGGATCGTCCCGAACGGTGCGGCAAAGGGCCTGTCCTCCGAACAGGCAGGCGTGCTGGACCTGCTCGCCGAGCACCGGCTGGTCGTCCTGACCGGCGGCCCCGGCACCGGCAAGAGCACCACCACCCGCGCCGTCGCTGACCTTGCTGAGAGCCTGGGCCTGGAAGTCGGCCTGTGCGCCCCGACCGGCAAGGCCGCCCGCCGCCTGGGCGAGGTGACGGGCCGCAGCGCCAGCACCATTCACCGCCTGCTTGGGTACGGCCCGGCGGGCTTCCGGCACAACCACCTGGAACCCGCCCCGTACGACCTGCTGATCGTCGATGAGGTCAGCATGTGCGGCGACGGCCTGATGCTCTCGCTGCTCTCGGCGGTCGCGCCGGGCGCGCGGGTGCTGCTGGTGGGCGACACCGACCAGCTGCCCCCCGTGGACGCCGGGCTGCCCCTGCACGCCCTGACGCAGACCGCGCCCACCGTGCGCCTGACCCAGGTGTACCGGCAGGCGGCCGAGAACCCCATCATCCGCGCCGCGCACGGCCTGCTGGAAGGACAGGCTCCGCAGTGGGGCGACCCCCGGCTGAACATCACGGAAACCGAACCGGACGTCGGCGCCCGGCGCGTGGCCCTGCTGGTGCGCGACCTGGGCGGCCCCACGCAGGTGCAGGTCCTGACGCCCATGCGCAAGGGACCGCTGGGCGTGGACATGCTCAACCACCACCTGCAGGGCCTGTTCAACCCCGGCGAGGGCGGCGTGCGCATCGCCGACGCGCATGCCCGGCCCGGCGACGTGGTCGTGCAGACCAAGAACGACTACACCAACGAGGTCTTCAACGGCACGGTCGGCACCGTCCTGAAAGCCGACGGGTCCCGCCTGACCGTGGATTTCGATGGGAACATCGTGGAACTCGCCGGGGCGGAACTGTTCAACCTGCAACTCGGGTACGCGCTGACCGTGCACCGCGCGCAGGGCAGCGAGTGGGGCACCGTGCTGGGCGTACTGCACGAGGCGCACATGCCCATGCTGAGCCGCAATCTGGTGTACACCGCCCTGACCCGCGCCCGCGAACGCTTCTTCGCGGTGGGGTCCGGCAGCGCGTGGCAGCGGGCCGCCGGCCGGCAGCGTGAGGAGCGGCACACGGCGCTGCTGGAACGCATCCGCGCCCGCTGA
- a CDS encoding tetratricopeptide repeat protein, whose amino-acid sequence MNRRTTVSGLLGLLTTLGLAAAQTAPTTPTPVVPAAPAPATTPALVTPPAAAPTRTIPAVNYVALGVYYYEQGQFDQAYVAYRAASEIDPRNTDALIGLGRAQVKLRLYSAGIETLKRLISVDSRNFDAYVSLSQAYVQQYIGAGDRAAVSSNLGEALRILTDAEALAQTPTAGKNVPLSRVWNERGYVYKLQGDATKAIEAFRQATTLNPDNSILLYNLGDMYYATGNIPQALDYLQQAVIVDPRDAYNRAYYAKLLALSGNVAAARPEAAQAARLAPKNAYAVGQYGVVSYLGKDTATARSQLTQAVTLDPLRYPEFYYYLGRLNLDGGDLKTARENLTRAAALGSATPEYLYYLGLSYERGAGAVAPDRLKARENYEAALKLSPSYRVAQDGLNRVR is encoded by the coding sequence GTGAATCGACGCACGACTGTTTCTGGCCTGCTGGGCCTGCTGACCACCCTGGGTCTCGCTGCGGCCCAGACTGCCCCCACCACGCCCACTCCTGTGGTCCCGGCGGCTCCTGCCCCGGCCACCACGCCCGCTCTGGTGACGCCACCAGCGGCCGCGCCGACCCGGACCATTCCGGCGGTGAACTACGTGGCGCTGGGCGTGTACTACTACGAGCAGGGTCAGTTCGATCAGGCATACGTGGCGTACCGCGCGGCCAGCGAGATCGACCCCCGCAACACGGACGCCCTGATCGGCCTGGGCCGCGCGCAGGTGAAACTGCGCCTGTACAGCGCCGGGATCGAGACCCTCAAACGCCTGATCAGCGTGGATAGCCGCAACTTCGATGCGTACGTCTCGCTGTCCCAGGCGTACGTGCAGCAGTACATCGGGGCGGGTGACCGCGCGGCCGTCAGCAGCAACCTGGGCGAGGCGCTGCGCATCCTGACCGACGCCGAGGCGCTGGCGCAGACGCCCACGGCCGGCAAGAACGTGCCGCTCAGCCGCGTCTGGAACGAGCGCGGGTACGTGTACAAGTTGCAGGGCGACGCCACGAAGGCCATCGAGGCGTTCCGGCAGGCGACCACCCTGAACCCCGACAACTCGATCCTGCTGTACAACCTGGGTGACATGTACTACGCGACCGGGAACATCCCGCAGGCGCTGGACTACCTGCAGCAGGCCGTGATCGTGGACCCCCGCGACGCGTACAACCGCGCGTACTACGCCAAGCTGCTGGCCCTGAGTGGGAACGTGGCGGCCGCCCGTCCCGAGGCGGCGCAGGCCGCGAGGCTGGCCCCGAAGAACGCCTACGCGGTCGGTCAGTACGGTGTGGTCAGTTACCTGGGCAAGGACACGGCTACGGCCCGCTCGCAGCTGACGCAGGCCGTGACGCTGGACCCGCTGCGCTACCCAGAGTTCTACTACTACCTGGGCCGCCTGAACCTGGACGGCGGTGACCTGAAGACCGCGCGTGAGAACCTGACGCGCGCCGCCGCGCTGGGCAGCGCCACCCCCGAGTACCTGTACTACCTGGGCCTGAGCTACGAGCGGGGCGCCGGAGCAGTGGCACCCGACCGACTGAAGGCCCGTGAGAATTACGAGGCGGCGCTGAAGCTCAGCCCCAGCTACCGGGTGGCGCAGGACGGCCTGAACCGCGTCCGCTGA